The genomic segment TGAAAAAGCCTTGTACTGGTATCGGCATGCGGTCGCGCGCGGTCATCTGGATGCGCAGTATCGCATCACTGAGCTGGCTGAATCTGATCATGACACTGCAGAACAGCAACGTCTGCAACTGTTAATTCAAAATGCCGAGCAGGGGCATGCCAATTCACAGTATCAGCTAGCCCAATATTATTTGGCGGATGGTGCAGCGCAAGATTTAAGTTTGGGTATCCATTATCTGTTTCTGGCAGCACAGCAGGATCACTTGGCTGCCAATCAGGATATTGCCGAAGCCTATGCAAATGGCAAAATCTTGCCCAAAGATCAACAGCAGGCTTTGAGTTTCATTAAACGCTGTATTCATCTCGGTGATCAGAGTGGTTTATATGATTACTATGCCGGCGTGTTACTCGGTACTATTGATCCTGATCAACGTCAACGGGTGTTTAAGCATCTATTACAGCAGTCCAAAGAACATAAAGATGCACAGGCCAAAACCCTGATCGGTCTGGCTTATTTTCATGGCTGGTATGTACAAAAAAATGAAACCATGGCATTTCGCTACTGGTCTGAAGCAGCACAAACCCGGCATCCACAGGCCTTGAGTCTGATTGCCGCACTATATTTTGAATCCTATCTGGTCGCACATGAACTGGAGAAAGCGTTTGAACTCTATCAACATGCATTGCAAAGCGATCCTGATCATGGTTTTAGCCAGATGGGCGTGGCGCTCTGCTATTTAAACGGAGTGGGGGTAGCCAAGGATACGACTAAAGCTACCCAAATGATTCAGGCAATCGCACAGCAAGAGCAACTTGCAGCACAGTCTGAAGCTGATCTGATTTATATAGTGGGACGTTTTTATGGCTTGCCTGAATATCCGCTGCCGACCCGAGAAAAGGCAATTCAATATTTGAATCAGGCGGTGGCGAAAGGATCAAGTAAGGCTGCCTGGTATCTGTATCAAGCATATTCTGGTTTTTATCCAGTCTTTGAAGTGAATGAGGAACAGGCCAAACGTTATCTGCATCAGGCAGCTCAATTGGGCAATGCACAAGCCCAGACCGAATTAGGCTTAATGTATTTAAAGGGCAAAAAGGTGGAGCAGGATACGGCTTTAGGACTGAAATATCTGGAACAGGCTGCGAGCCAGCATAATGGTCTCGCACTAAATGCTTTAGGTGAGGCTTTGGAACAAGGAATTGGCATTGAAGCCAATTTGGATCAGGCAATCCAGTGCTATCGTAAAGCGGCTGCGCAGGTGAATGCTGATGCTTATAGTCATCTGGGGCGCTTATATACCAAAGGCATTGGTGTAGAACGTGATATTGCAATTGCCCGTCAATGGCTGGAAAAAGGCAGTCTGTTAGGACATGAGCCTTCTATTGAACAGCTTAACAATGTAAATGCTTATCTGCATATGTAAACTTCAATAAAAAAACCGCTGACTAACAGCGGTCTTTTTTGAGTCAAATATATTGCTTAAGGTAGTTGTTTGATCGGGCTACCACCCAAAGCTTGCATCAGGGTCACATAAGCATTGTATTGGCTTTGTCGGGTTTGCACCAAAGACAGACGGGCATTCCGCGTAGTTTCCTGTGCATCCAGCAGGTTTTTCAATGCTACTGCACCATTACGATAACGCACTTCGGTCAAACGTTCAGTACGTTCAGCCAGTTCAACGTTACGCTGTTGTAACGCAACCTGTTTGGTGAGTTCAGTACGATTAGACAAGGCATTCTCTACATCGGCAAAAGCTTCATACATGGTCTGACGATACTGGATAATCGCTTTTTCATATTCCAGTTCATTCACCTGCAAATCACGCTTCATATCATTCCATTGTAGGAATGGCAGGCTGAGTCCAGCACCTAAGGTCGCCACCGGATTTTTAAGTGCATCTGACAATGATGAACTGGTGCCCACGCCGGTACTTAGGCTGCCAGTCAGGCTGATCGAAGGGTAATAACTGGCTTTATTGGCATCCTTGTTGGCCAAGGCTTTACGCAAACGCAGTTCAGTGGCTCTCAAGTCAGGACGACGGGAGAGAAGGCTAGCAGGTAAGCCGGCTTCAATCGACGGTAAAGTAATATTCGGTAAACGTTTCGGTTCCTGAATCGAAAGCTGTTGCACAGGCATATTCATGAGTACTGCCAGCGCCGTACGCGTTTCCACACGTTGCTGTTCAATCTGACTTAAGGTCGCTTGCTGGCTTTGGATCGCCTGTTCAGCTTGAGTCAGATCGAGACCAGATACTGCCCCGGCGCGATACTGGACATTGACCAGATCATACGTACGCTGTGCAGTCGCCAGGTTTTGTTGAACTACGCTATAACGTTCATTTAGATAACCCAGTTGCCAGTACAGTTGAGCAGTCGTACCAATCAGACTTTGTGCAGTCGCCTGCAAGTCCTCTTCAGATGCCAGGGCTTCCCAGCGTGCTGCTTCAGTCTGATTGGCCAATTTACCGAACAGATCCAGTTCATAGCTTAAGCCAGGGAAATTAACCCCAAAACCGGATGAACTACTGCCATCTTCCAGATCAAAGCTTCTACGCGTGGTTAGTCCTGCATCACTGATGCGTACACCTTGCTGACTTTGTGTCTGTCTGGCCTGAATACGGGCTTGCTGCAAATTAATCCCGGCTACGGCCAGATCACTATTGGCTGCCAGTACGTCATTCACCAGACTATTCAATTGGGGATCTTTAAATAGAGTCCACCATTGGTCTGCCAGAATATCAGCATGGATTTGCTGGCTTACAGCTTTACTGTTTTGAAAGTTGTTAGGTACCTGTACAGCAGGTTGTTCATACGGCGTTTTCACCACGGCCGCACAGCCGACCAGTGAACTCCCTAGAATCAGGGCACTGGCAAGTTTGGTAAGAGTATGCATATCAGATTCCTTATTCTCGAGAAAGTGCATCGACCGGATTCAAACGGGCTGCATTACGTGCCGGGATAAAGCCAAACACAATACCGATTAGACTTGAGCAGACAAAGGCCGCGACAATCGATGTGGTCGAGTATGCCATCTGGAAGGTTCCTCCAGCAAAATGGGTAATCAGCTGACCGATACCGAGTGACAGCAATACGCCTAAAATACCGCCCAGAATACAAACCAGAACAGCTTCAATCAGGAACTGTTGCAGAATGTCACTTTGGCGCGCACCGACCGCCATCCGTACCCCGATTTCCTGAGTACGTTCAGTCACGGAAACCAGCATAATATTCATTACACCAATACCACCGACGACCAGTGAAATCACCGCAATTGCCGAGATCAGCAAGGTCATGGTTTGGGTCGTTTGCTGAATCGTTTCACGGATACTGTCTGCATTTTGCGTAAACACATCCTGCGCACCGTGGCGTTGTACCAGTAAATTTAAAATGGCATTTTCAGCGGCTGCACTTGGATATTCATCCTTAATACGGACAATGATCTGACGCACATTCGGTTGACCCAGCATACGGCTCATGACGGTAGAATAGGGCAGATAGACATTCAGGCTATCATTGTTTCCCATCATGCCTTTTTGCGCATCAATGACGCCAATCACCCGGCTTGGTACACTGCCTAAAAGCAGTACCTGACCGACAGGATTGGTGCCATCTGTAAAGAAAGTATTTTGGGTGTTGGTATCAATCACCACATCCTGCGCCTGCTCAGTAATACTTTCTTTATCAAATGGCTGACCTGATTTAAAGGTCATACCTTTGACATAGAAGAAGTCTTCACTGACGCCGTTGACGGTAGTTGATGCTTCAATCTCTTTGAAGCGTCCAGTGACACTGCTGTTGACCGATGGGCTGACCCCATCCACATAAGGCTGTTCTGCCAGTGCATCGGCATCAGCGGGAATTAGCGTCTTGGATTGGGAGGAACGTGAATTATCCCCGAAGCCTCGGCCCTGAAATACGGTAATAGTATTG from the Acinetobacter sp. YWS30-1 genome contains:
- a CDS encoding tetratricopeptide repeat protein, with product MWFLLVLVLGIGALAIWMWKRPDPVKRDQAKAVHHDLWIEQIDAQLKYATRLSTDPHHPDYGRAYQIYQGLAQQQELPQAYVGMALMHLNGQGCEQSTEKAISFLEKAYSLGGEDAAYHLGQIYDGHQYQLNDPEKALYWYRHAVARGHLDAQYRITELAESDHDTAEQQRLQLLIQNAEQGHANSQYQLAQYYLADGAAQDLSLGIHYLFLAAQQDHLAANQDIAEAYANGKILPKDQQQALSFIKRCIHLGDQSGLYDYYAGVLLGTIDPDQRQRVFKHLLQQSKEHKDAQAKTLIGLAYFHGWYVQKNETMAFRYWSEAAQTRHPQALSLIAALYFESYLVAHELEKAFELYQHALQSDPDHGFSQMGVALCYLNGVGVAKDTTKATQMIQAIAQQEQLAAQSEADLIYIVGRFYGLPEYPLPTREKAIQYLNQAVAKGSSKAAWYLYQAYSGFYPVFEVNEEQAKRYLHQAAQLGNAQAQTELGLMYLKGKKVEQDTALGLKYLEQAASQHNGLALNALGEALEQGIGIEANLDQAIQCYRKAAAQVNADAYSHLGRLYTKGIGVERDIAIARQWLEKGSLLGHEPSIEQLNNVNAYLHM
- a CDS encoding efflux transporter outer membrane subunit, with protein sequence MHTLTKLASALILGSSLVGCAAVVKTPYEQPAVQVPNNFQNSKAVSQQIHADILADQWWTLFKDPQLNSLVNDVLAANSDLAVAGINLQQARIQARQTQSQQGVRISDAGLTTRRSFDLEDGSSSSGFGVNFPGLSYELDLFGKLANQTEAARWEALASEEDLQATAQSLIGTTAQLYWQLGYLNERYSVVQQNLATAQRTYDLVNVQYRAGAVSGLDLTQAEQAIQSQQATLSQIEQQRVETRTALAVLMNMPVQQLSIQEPKRLPNITLPSIEAGLPASLLSRRPDLRATELRLRKALANKDANKASYYPSISLTGSLSTGVGTSSSLSDALKNPVATLGAGLSLPFLQWNDMKRDLQVNELEYEKAIIQYRQTMYEAFADVENALSNRTELTKQVALQQRNVELAERTERLTEVRYRNGAVALKNLLDAQETTRNARLSLVQTRQSQYNAYVTLMQALGGSPIKQLP
- a CDS encoding MacB family efflux pump subunit encodes the protein MNQQQQPLLEVKNLVREFPAGESTVQILKGVNLEIYPGELVAIVGQSGSGKSTLMNILGCLDKPTKGSYKVKGRETRELEADELAQLRREYFGFIFQRYHLLGDLSAAGNVEVPAIYAGADSDTRHERAVKLLTDLGLGEKTQNRPSQLSGGQQQRVSIARALMNGGDVILADEPTGALDKNSGIEVMRILRELNAKGHTIILVTHDHNVAKNATRIIEISDGNIISDKPNVPEVDDGFEKKNLVRNEQKKISSWRSAVDRLGEAFRMALLAMNAHRMRTFLTMLGIIIGIASVVSVVALGNGSQKQILENISSLGTNTITVFQGRGFGDNSRSSQSKTLIPADADALAEQPYVDGVSPSVNSSVTGRFKEIEASTTVNGVSEDFFYVKGMTFKSGQPFDKESITEQAQDVVIDTNTQNTFFTDGTNPVGQVLLLGSVPSRVIGVIDAQKGMMGNNDSLNVYLPYSTVMSRMLGQPNVRQIIVRIKDEYPSAAAENAILNLLVQRHGAQDVFTQNADSIRETIQQTTQTMTLLISAIAVISLVVGGIGVMNIMLVSVTERTQEIGVRMAVGARQSDILQQFLIEAVLVCILGGILGVLLSLGIGQLITHFAGGTFQMAYSTTSIVAAFVCSSLIGIVFGFIPARNAARLNPVDALSRE